The DNA sequence GGCAAACGGTAGAATACACCTGTTTTTTGCCAGAGCCATTTACAGAATCTCAGGGCAGCATATTGGGTCATGGAAACGGCCGGATATCCGGTTTTTCCCATCCCAAATGTGGGATCTTCATAGGGAGGGCTTGGGCGAGTGACTGCATCGGCATCGTAGGCAAATGAGGCATTCGTCTCGCCGTTGTCCAATTCGCGCTCGCGGAAGAGGTTGTACAATTCGAAGGAGACTTCCATCGTCCCGATCCAAAAAGAATCCAGCTCTACCATTCGCAGAGGGCCTTCATCTGCTTCCCGGTCTGGATCAGATTCGGGCGAACCCATCTGAAAGGTACCTGCGGGAATGCAGACCATGTCGAAGGAAACAGCCGTTCCGGGGACCGTTTGGCTGAAGGTGGGGAGTTGAATTTCAGTCTGGGCGAGCGTGATCCGTGGTGCGGCAAGCATCAAGCATCCCAGCAGACATGCGAAGTATCGTCGGGTCATTCGAGTAGGATTGGAGGAAAATGAGCAACTTACTGAGATGCAGGTGTCATGTCGAGATTCAGCGAAACCATAACCTTCTTGCCACACTGGATAGAACCAAACATGGCACTAGGGGGCGTCATCCCGAATTCAGTCATATCGATTGATTGGGTGGCACGGAGCTTTCCCGTGTTGGGGTTCCACTTTGCCTGAATCTCGATGGGTTGGGAAGCACCGGCCATCCTCAGTGTTCCCCGAAAGGAGATTGGCCATTCCCCGCCTTGTTCTTCTCCGAAAGTCCCTTCGGTCAATTCGAAGGCAATAACCGGAAATTGGCGGTACTTGAAGGCTTCGTACATCTTGGTGTTGAGCGCTTCCTGACTGCCTTGGAGATCGTTTACCTTCAGACTGAGCCATCCTGTTCCAGCATCTTTTCCGGCTTTGGGCCTTTTCCAAGAGGATTTGGGAAGACTCCAATTTCCTTCTACAGATTTCGCCTTCACCTCCCAGTCATGGATAGTTGAAGTCCCTTGGATCGACAAGGAACTTTCCTGCGTGATATGAAGGGGAATGGGCTCAAGTGACATGGTCAAAGCGATCAGCGTGGCTATCCAAGCAGATATTGAGATCATCATTTCAACGTCTTAGAAAGAGCCAAGCCTAGAGCTTACGAGCCCAGATGTTGCGGTATCGAACAGGATTGCCGTGATCTTGGAGCATAATGGGCGCATCACCGTGGGCTTTGTACACAGGAAGTCCCTTGTACTGGGTGGGGCCTTTGAGCGCGACATGGTGGTGGATGAGAATTCCGTTGTGGATGACGGTGGCATAGGCGGGTCTTCTCAATTGTCCATCCTCGCCAAAAATCGGTGCCTCAAAGAAGATATCGTAAGTCTGCCATTCGCCAGAAGGACGACAGGCGTTCACGGCAGGGGGTTGCTGCTTGTAGATGGAGCCTGCTTGGCCATTGCTGTAGGTGCGGTTTTCGTAGGAGTCGAGGATTTGGATTTCATAGCGACCCATTAGAAATACTCCGCTATTGCCTCTTTGCTGTCCTTTTCCCTCTACCACTTCGGGAGACGCCCATTCTAGATGGAGCTGCATGTCTCCAAACTTCTCTTTGGAAGTGATGGCGCCGGCTCCCGCCTTGACCTCCATAGCACCATCTTCCATGGTCCACTCGACGGCTTCTCCTGATTTGGATTTCCATGAATCGAGGTTGGTTCCATCAAAGAGCACGATAGCATCGGATGGAGCATCACTGTTGGCTTCTCCAGGGGTAACGACTTCCGGTTCCGGCTCCCACTGTTCGGTGGCTTTGGGATCTTGGTCGGCCCGGTTCCAATTGGGAGATTGTTGGGCAAAGGCGAGCGTGCTGATCCCGAGTAGGATCAATGTCAGATGTTTCATAGCGGTTAGTCCTAAAATGATCAGAGACAATTTATCGGAAAATCTCGACAAGGGGAAGTGCGATCGTCCGCGTTATTTCTCCATCCCGATCAATTGGGACTGAGGGTCGATGAATTTGGCTGAAAGCGCGTTGTAGACGATTTGCTGGCATTGGCGGAAAAAATGTTGCCATCCGATTAACCGATTTGTTCCAAATAAAAACTCAAAGGTTCCAGCGGGCGATTTGCCCGATTCCCAAACATGGGATGACCTTTTTCTGAAAAACAGTTATATTCTTTTAGAAACTCAACCCAGTCACATGCGATCTTCAACTCCCCGCAAAACCGCCCGATGGCTGGATCGCGTCTATGCATTTGCGGTCCGCTATTTCCAGTATGCCGATCACGGAGAAGGTGCCCGATATTTTCGGGAAGGGCAACAGTTGCAAGATGAGGAGAACCATGAGGCGGCCATTTTTGCGCTTTCGCAGGCGATCAGTTGTGATCCCAATTATGTGGACGCATGGGTGTTGCGAGGAATCAGCCACTTGAGACTGGAGGCATTCGAGTCTGCCATCACCGATTTTTCGGAAGCCATCGAATTGGACCCTTCCGAGGAAGTCGCTTTTTTCAACCGTGGTCTTTCCCATTGGAAGGAGGACCGTCCGGTGGATGCCGTTTCAGATTACACAGAAGCCATTGAGATCAATCCCGATTATCCATCAGCCTATGTCAATCGGGGGCTGGCTTTCCTGCAATTGGGGGAATATCGCCCCGCCATTGGAGATTTGTCCATAGCGCTGAAGTTCATCCCCGATCATCCAGATATCCTCATTGCACGTGCGGAGGCTTTTCTCCACCTCGGCAATCTGCCCAATTCCCGGAGAGATCTAGAGCAGGTTCTGGCCTTTCATCCCGAAACTGCCAAGTTGTTTGCTTCGCTCGCTCATCTGGAATGGTTGGAAGGAAATTCCGATCAGGCCATTGTAGCATGGACCCGGGCGATTCGGTTGGATGATTCGGTGAAGGAGTACTATTGCCGAAGAGGAGATGCCTTCCGGACCAAGTCCAAGTTTCAATTGGCACTGGAGGACTACGAAATGGCGCTGTTGCTTGATCCGGATTGCCCCGATGCATTGGGGGGAATGGCGATGGTAGAGGCCCAAAATGGTGATCCCGAAGCATTTCTGGAACGCCTTCGAATGGCATTGGAGGTGGGGTTTCAGGTATGGAATGCCCAACACTGGCACGATCCGATCTTGGATCCCTTTCGCAGTCATCCCGAGCTCTGGGGGCTGATCGATCGGTACCGCACTCAGCAATCCTAAATTCCCCTACCAAACAAAAGTCCCTGCCCAGAATGAACTGGACAGGGAACGCGCAAACATGATGAGAATTCTTGGCTAGCGTATGATCACTTTTTCCAAAGCTACTGGTGTGCCGTCTTCCAAAGTCATCACGAGATAGTAGGTACCTCCCGGCAATTGCTCGACCGGCCATTGGTGGGAGAGTGTCTGGTTTCCTGCTGATTGGATGGATTGGGAAGCAACGACCTCTTGGCCCACCAAGTTGATCAATCTCAACCGGAAAGATTCGCTCGGCTGTACATCCCATTCTACCCGGACAAAATCAGAAGCAGGATTTGGAAATACCTGAAGATTTCGTTCAAGTGCCCATTGGTCTCGGTCGATGGAGGTAGCGGCCCCATCAAATGTGAGATCGTCTACCAAGAGTACACTACCCGGAAATACATCTTCTCCCAAGGTCTCGGTCAGATCATCGCTGAAGTTGCTGGAAGCCAATGCGATGAAAAAGGTGTCCGGTACATCGGTCGGTGCCAATGGGAGGGTGAATTCGGTGTAGGAACCAGCGGCTGTCAACGGCAAGATGGCTTCTTCTACGGTATCAGGCTGATTGGTCGTGGTATTCCACTTGGTGAATAGGGCGTAAACCAGTGCCGTGTCTGTAGAGACAGGCGTGTACTTGTAATAGCCTGATAGCTGGCTTGGAGACGATGCCTCGGTGTAGGGAATTCCAAAGGCTGGCTCATCCAAAAAGCTATCTTGAACTGCCAGTACCGCAAATCCGACAGTATCCTCGATATCCTCGATTTCGGTCGTTTCGATCTGGATAGCGAAGTTTCCGGAGAAACTGTCCATGCTTCGGGAGACGGAAGGATTCGCCCCGAATAGCGCCGTGAAGAAGTTGTTGGTGAACCATCCCTCTGGCTCATCGAAATCGACGTCGTTCACCTGCTCAAAGTCTTGGTTGGGAATCGTATCGCTATTGCTGCCGATAAATTCTATGTCGTCAACTTCCATCCACGAGCCCGATTGAGCAACAGTGATGCTGGTGGAAAAGAGGACCGAAATGGAGTCAGGTGTACTCAGGAATAGTCCTGTACCGAAAGCCAGACGATTCCAAGTTTCTTGCTGGCCACCCAATCCCAAGAAGATGGGGTTGCTCGCTGGAAGTCCTCCTGTGAAGAAGGTGACGATCACGCCAGCGGTATCGCCGGGCATCATATTCCAACGAAGACACATCGCCACGGAGTCAGGCTCGCCGGAAAACGGAAGACTGGGCTCGAACCCGAATCCAAACAAGCTGGAAGTGGTCGCCAAGCCGGGCAAGGTGTCTGTGCCCTGCACGATGGTTTCGAGACGCATGGCCGTTCCGGTTCCATCGCAACCCGTTGCCGAAGTAACATTGGGAGCGCCAGTCAGCGCCAATGCCAATACATTGGTGGTATTGTAAGGGGGAAATTGCTCATACAAGAAGAGATCCTCCCAAGTTTCAAAGCCTGCATTGGGGATCGTTTGTTGAGCGTGAGAAAAGGAGGTGGTAATCAGGAGAAAACTACAAATGAGCAGGAAAGACCAAATGGTGTAGAAAGTCTTGTCCATACACAGATAATATAGGTTGATGGATCAGTTTTCGGCAATAATGGAGATCTTTTGATCGCGTCTCAAGGCAGAATATCTCCGAATCCAACGTCAGTGAAAAGAGGACCTTGGCACCATCAAGCCATTCTCCCGGATGTCCAACATGCGGTACGGAACCCGATCGATCCACACAATCCATCCCGAATGGTGTTTGGCGTGAAGGGCCTTGCCCGGATCGGCTCCCATCTCCAAATACAGGACTTGCCCTTGAGTGAACACCGCATCCACCCCCAATTCCCAGTCCCCTCGTTTCAGGATCACTAGGGCAAATTGATTTTCGAAATCGTTGTGGGTGATTCCCTGAGGCAATTCTCTAAAAAGCTGAAGCCATCGGTTGGCATTATCGATCACGAGATAGGCTTGCTGGTCCCAGCTGATTTTGGGATTCAGGTTCGAAGCTTGCATTTCCGAATAGGATACACCTTTGGGTGCGGCATCCTCCACTGATGATTTTTCACCTGGAAGCCCTTCCAATTGAAGCACATCTCGATAATAGCTCAAAAGGGACTGAAGATCAGCAAGCTGATAAGCCTCGGGGAAGTACTGGGTTCCCTCCATTTCTTGATAGGGAAACAGCGAAGAAATATGTGCAGGGATTCGCTCTTCCAAAGTAAAGGATAGGTTCCGGACCCCTACGGATTTCATCTTTTTGTTGAGGTCAATCACTATGATCCGAACGCTGGTCACAGCAGAAGGGCGTTGATCTCCTACCTCCTTCATTCTACTTTCAATGCCTACCTGCGTGGTTTTCGCATCGAACCACACGGCTTCCACCTGCATGTCCCAGAGCCAAGGATCATGTCTGATCATGGCAAGGACCAATTGCTGGTCGAAATCGAATCGGGGGGTTCCTTGCCCGAGATGCTCAAAGAATTCGTCAAAGGTCTCCTGATCCCTGAACATCCATCCATATTGCCTTGCGGGTAGCCAAGGCGCCAGATTGGGATCAGAAGAACGGATCAGTTGGGATTCCGATTGGTGGAGTTTGAGGACATATTGGAAATCTGCAAACACCTGAAAATCCAACTTTTGGCGCGCTTGCAGGGAAATCGCAACGATGAGCAGCAAACATGTTACAAGGGGCCTGAGGAT is a window from the Pontibacter sp. G13 genome containing:
- a CDS encoding YceI family protein produces the protein MMISISAWIATLIALTMSLEPIPLHITQESSLSIQGTSTIHDWEVKAKSVEGNWSLPKSSWKRPKAGKDAGTGWLSLKVNDLQGSQEALNTKMYEAFKYRQFPVIAFELTEGTFGEEQGGEWPISFRGTLRMAGASQPIEIQAKWNPNTGKLRATQSIDMTEFGMTPPSAMFGSIQCGKKVMVSLNLDMTPASQ
- a CDS encoding DUF1080 domain-containing protein — protein: MKHLTLILLGISTLAFAQQSPNWNRADQDPKATEQWEPEPEVVTPGEANSDAPSDAIVLFDGTNLDSWKSKSGEAVEWTMEDGAMEVKAGAGAITSKEKFGDMQLHLEWASPEVVEGKGQQRGNSGVFLMGRYEIQILDSYENRTYSNGQAGSIYKQQPPAVNACRPSGEWQTYDIFFEAPIFGEDGQLRRPAYATVIHNGILIHHHVALKGPTQYKGLPVYKAHGDAPIMLQDHGNPVRYRNIWARKL
- a CDS encoding tetratricopeptide repeat protein yields the protein MRSSTPRKTARWLDRVYAFAVRYFQYADHGEGARYFREGQQLQDEENHEAAIFALSQAISCDPNYVDAWVLRGISHLRLEAFESAITDFSEAIELDPSEEVAFFNRGLSHWKEDRPVDAVSDYTEAIEINPDYPSAYVNRGLAFLQLGEYRPAIGDLSIALKFIPDHPDILIARAEAFLHLGNLPNSRRDLEQVLAFHPETAKLFASLAHLEWLEGNSDQAIVAWTRAIRLDDSVKEYYCRRGDAFRTKSKFQLALEDYEMALLLDPDCPDALGGMAMVEAQNGDPEAFLERLRMALEVGFQVWNAQHWHDPILDPFRSHPELWGLIDRYRTQQS
- a CDS encoding T9SS type A sorting domain-containing protein, which produces MDKTFYTIWSFLLICSFLLITTSFSHAQQTIPNAGFETWEDLFLYEQFPPYNTTNVLALALTGAPNVTSATGCDGTGTAMRLETIVQGTDTLPGLATTSSLFGFGFEPSLPFSGEPDSVAMCLRWNMMPGDTAGVIVTFFTGGLPASNPIFLGLGGQQETWNRLAFGTGLFLSTPDSISVLFSTSITVAQSGSWMEVDDIEFIGSNSDTIPNQDFEQVNDVDFDEPEGWFTNNFFTALFGANPSVSRSMDSFSGNFAIQIETTEIEDIEDTVGFAVLAVQDSFLDEPAFGIPYTEASSPSQLSGYYKYTPVSTDTALVYALFTKWNTTTNQPDTVEEAILPLTAAGSYTEFTLPLAPTDVPDTFFIALASSNFSDDLTETLGEDVFPGSVLLVDDLTFDGAATSIDRDQWALERNLQVFPNPASDFVRVEWDVQPSESFRLRLINLVGQEVVASQSIQSAGNQTLSHQWPVEQLPGGTYYLVMTLEDGTPVALEKVIIR